The following are encoded in a window of Panthera leo isolate Ple1 chromosome B2, P.leo_Ple1_pat1.1, whole genome shotgun sequence genomic DNA:
- the LOC122220323 gene encoding nephrocan-like isoform X1 produces the protein MHLLYAFLALLSLTSGFHPNCPGRCSCDSVHSVQCYRLTEVPSGLPSTTKKLYISHSKIQHLQLSSFTRMLALEDFILLASGTESVENDTFKTLSTLKTLELWKNKLRRVPRVLPASLEVLKLNENSINVLHGSDFEGLKKLKILELKNNLISSLSPSTLSSLISLQSLMLDGNIIESVAGPLVLPHLKSMSLENNKLHLIPASFFASLQALQFLSVSGNFLTKIPINLPKSLLSLKMERNQLKVVRFRDMRHLENLSHLYLSENSLSSIDGAQILANLTTLELSQNQVQTLPLKLPARLQKLDISNNLIQRVTAQDFQDLQDLKHLFLDNNIVSLFEAGALQMCSQLSNLALEQNLLLSIPLRLPGTLARLDLKGNAIQDITERDLKDLKQLQVLNLRNNKISALDLKALEGLPRLRHLYLDGNPWNCTCSLIRAREILKAKGTDVKGGQCAAPAERQGESWMSSKKIMRQCEHQLHLTEKNKETKKKSKPEEHSSIRINMDDDYYDYEID, from the exons ATGCATCTGCTTTATGCCTTCCTTGCTTTGCTCTCTCTTACCTCTGGTTTCCATCCTAACTGTCCTGGGAGATGTAGCTGCGATTCAGTGCACTCGGTACAATGCTACAGGCTAACGGAGGTACCGTCAGGCCTTCCTTCCACCACCAAGAAGCTCTACATTAGCCACAGCAAAATTCAACACCTCCAG ctgtcTAGCTTCACCCGAATGTTGGCTCTAGAAGATTTTATTCTGCTGGCCAGTGGAACAGAGTCAGTAGAAAATGACACTTTCAAAACTCTGAGTACCTTGAAGACCTTGGAACTCTGGAAAAATAAGTTAAGACGAGTCCCCAGGGTTCTGCCAGCCAGTCTTGAAGTGTTAAAACTAAATGAGAATTCAATAAATGTCCTACACGGATCTGATTTTGAAggactgaagaaattaaaaatccttgaacttaaaaacaatctgatctcttctctctctcccagcacACTCTCTTCTTTGATCAGTTTGCAGAGTTTGATGTTGGATGGCAACATTATCGAATCTGTAGCTGGACCACTGGTACTTCCCCACCTGAAAAGTATGAGCCTGGAGAATAATAAACTGCATCTTATACCAGCTAgcttctttgcttctcttcagGCTTTGCAATTTCTCAGTGTCAGTGGTAATTTTCTGACTAAAATTCCTATTAATCTGCCCAAATCCCTGCTCtctttaaaaatggagagaaaccAGCTCAAAGTGGTAAGGTTTCGAGACATGAGACACTTGGAGAATCTTTCCCACCTTTATCTGTCAGAAAACTCACTCTCCTCCATTGATGGGGCACAGATCCTTGCCAATTTAACTACTCTTGAGTTGTCCCAAAACCAGGTTCAAACGTTGCCCCTTAAACTACCAGCAAGGCTACAAAAACTAGATATTAGCAATAATCTGATTCAGAGAGTTACAGCCCAAGACTTCCAGGACCTCCAAGACTTGAAACACTTGTTTCTGGACAACAACATTGTCAGCTTGTTCGAAGCTGGAGCCCTGCAGATGTGTTCCCAGCTCTCCAACCTGGCCCTGGAACAGAACCTGCTGTTGTCTATACCTCTAAG GCTTCCAGGGACCTTAGCCAGGCTGGACCTCAAAGGCAATGCCATCCAGGATATTACTGAGAGGGACCtcaaggatctgaagcagcttcaGGTTCTAAACCTTAGGAATAACAAGATTTCTGCCTTAGACCTCAAAGCCTTGGAGGGGTTGCCTCGCCTCAGACATCTGTATCTGGATGGAAATCCGTGGAATTGTACCTGTAGTCTCATAAGAGCGAGGGAGATCCTGAAGGCCAAGGGCACAGATGTGAAGGGGGGACAATGTGCTGCACCAGCAGAACGACAAGGGGAAAGCTGGATGTCCTCCAAGAAGATCATGAGACAATGTGAGCATCAACTACATCTAAccgagaaaaacaaagaaaccaaaaagaaatcaaaaccagaaGAGCACTCCAGCATCAGAATCAACATGGATGatgattattatgattatgaaATAGATTAA
- the LOC122220323 gene encoding nephrocan-like isoform X2: MLALEDFILLASGTESVENDTFKTLSTLKTLELWKNKLRRVPRVLPASLEVLKLNENSINVLHGSDFEGLKKLKILELKNNLISSLSPSTLSSLISLQSLMLDGNIIESVAGPLVLPHLKSMSLENNKLHLIPASFFASLQALQFLSVSGNFLTKIPINLPKSLLSLKMERNQLKVVRFRDMRHLENLSHLYLSENSLSSIDGAQILANLTTLELSQNQVQTLPLKLPARLQKLDISNNLIQRVTAQDFQDLQDLKHLFLDNNIVSLFEAGALQMCSQLSNLALEQNLLLSIPLRLPGTLARLDLKGNAIQDITERDLKDLKQLQVLNLRNNKISALDLKALEGLPRLRHLYLDGNPWNCTCSLIRAREILKAKGTDVKGGQCAAPAERQGESWMSSKKIMRQCEHQLHLTEKNKETKKKSKPEEHSSIRINMDDDYYDYEID, from the exons ATGTTGGCTCTAGAAGATTTTATTCTGCTGGCCAGTGGAACAGAGTCAGTAGAAAATGACACTTTCAAAACTCTGAGTACCTTGAAGACCTTGGAACTCTGGAAAAATAAGTTAAGACGAGTCCCCAGGGTTCTGCCAGCCAGTCTTGAAGTGTTAAAACTAAATGAGAATTCAATAAATGTCCTACACGGATCTGATTTTGAAggactgaagaaattaaaaatccttgaacttaaaaacaatctgatctcttctctctctcccagcacACTCTCTTCTTTGATCAGTTTGCAGAGTTTGATGTTGGATGGCAACATTATCGAATCTGTAGCTGGACCACTGGTACTTCCCCACCTGAAAAGTATGAGCCTGGAGAATAATAAACTGCATCTTATACCAGCTAgcttctttgcttctcttcagGCTTTGCAATTTCTCAGTGTCAGTGGTAATTTTCTGACTAAAATTCCTATTAATCTGCCCAAATCCCTGCTCtctttaaaaatggagagaaaccAGCTCAAAGTGGTAAGGTTTCGAGACATGAGACACTTGGAGAATCTTTCCCACCTTTATCTGTCAGAAAACTCACTCTCCTCCATTGATGGGGCACAGATCCTTGCCAATTTAACTACTCTTGAGTTGTCCCAAAACCAGGTTCAAACGTTGCCCCTTAAACTACCAGCAAGGCTACAAAAACTAGATATTAGCAATAATCTGATTCAGAGAGTTACAGCCCAAGACTTCCAGGACCTCCAAGACTTGAAACACTTGTTTCTGGACAACAACATTGTCAGCTTGTTCGAAGCTGGAGCCCTGCAGATGTGTTCCCAGCTCTCCAACCTGGCCCTGGAACAGAACCTGCTGTTGTCTATACCTCTAAG GCTTCCAGGGACCTTAGCCAGGCTGGACCTCAAAGGCAATGCCATCCAGGATATTACTGAGAGGGACCtcaaggatctgaagcagcttcaGGTTCTAAACCTTAGGAATAACAAGATTTCTGCCTTAGACCTCAAAGCCTTGGAGGGGTTGCCTCGCCTCAGACATCTGTATCTGGATGGAAATCCGTGGAATTGTACCTGTAGTCTCATAAGAGCGAGGGAGATCCTGAAGGCCAAGGGCACAGATGTGAAGGGGGGACAATGTGCTGCACCAGCAGAACGACAAGGGGAAAGCTGGATGTCCTCCAAGAAGATCATGAGACAATGTGAGCATCAACTACATCTAAccgagaaaaacaaagaaaccaaaaagaaatcaaaaccagaaGAGCACTCCAGCATCAGAATCAACATGGATGatgattattatgattatgaaATAGATTAA